One Mycobacteroides abscessus ATCC 19977 genomic window carries:
- a CDS encoding FAD-dependent monooxygenase → MSRLIVIGGGIGGLAVALSVAASGNEVVVLERAREFAEIGAGIQLAPNGLHALKLLGVGDRVAGIGVQVDSLRLFDATVDRLINTMSLGVDYQHRFNSPYLVVHRAELHRILVDACAADERIELRSRSEVIGYQQDALGARAQLADGSSLGGDGLVGADGINSTIRRTLLADGQPRVSGITVYRTTVPIEQVDASLRSNSVTWWTGPGCHLVTYPIAGGSLLNLAASRTDGATEAFSGVSVSEARVLSELAPLRGTARALLELGRDWRSWALVDRDPVRQWSDGRVVLLGDAAHPMLHYAAQGASQALEDAVVFGAIIGTDPDRVPGRFSRFVEARCDRTGDVTLAARASIGLWHAAGEAAVERNEKLGAMRDSDLHQALAWMHGDTDFGLASVTSAVGVR, encoded by the coding sequence ATGAGCCGGCTCATCGTCATCGGTGGAGGCATCGGCGGATTGGCTGTCGCACTGAGCGTCGCCGCGTCCGGTAACGAGGTTGTGGTGTTGGAGCGGGCGCGCGAGTTCGCCGAGATAGGCGCCGGTATTCAACTCGCTCCCAACGGGTTACATGCTCTCAAGCTACTGGGCGTGGGCGACAGGGTCGCCGGCATCGGCGTGCAGGTGGATTCACTGCGGTTGTTCGACGCCACCGTCGATCGCTTGATCAACACCATGAGCCTGGGGGTGGACTACCAGCATCGGTTCAACAGTCCGTATCTGGTGGTGCATCGGGCCGAGCTACACAGAATCCTGGTCGACGCGTGCGCCGCCGATGAGCGCATCGAACTGCGCAGCCGCAGTGAGGTGATCGGGTATCAGCAGGATGCGTTGGGAGCGCGTGCCCAACTTGCCGACGGCTCCAGTCTCGGGGGTGACGGGCTCGTCGGCGCCGACGGCATCAATTCCACCATCCGGCGCACGCTGCTTGCCGACGGCCAACCGCGAGTATCCGGGATCACGGTGTATCGCACCACGGTGCCCATCGAACAGGTCGATGCGAGCCTGCGATCCAACTCGGTTACCTGGTGGACCGGACCGGGATGTCACCTGGTGACCTACCCCATCGCCGGAGGCTCACTGCTCAACCTGGCGGCGAGTCGTACCGATGGCGCCACGGAGGCGTTCTCGGGAGTTTCGGTGAGCGAGGCCCGGGTGCTCAGCGAGTTGGCGCCGTTGCGCGGCACGGCACGTGCCCTGCTGGAACTGGGCAGGGATTGGAGATCCTGGGCGCTGGTAGACCGTGACCCGGTGCGGCAGTGGTCCGATGGCCGCGTCGTGCTGTTGGGCGATGCGGCGCACCCCATGCTGCATTACGCGGCGCAGGGCGCTAGCCAAGCGCTCGAAGACGCTGTCGTCTTCGGCGCAATCATCGGCACCGATCCCGACCGTGTTCCGGGCCGATTCAGCCGCTTCGTGGAGGCTCGATGTGACCGCACCGGTGACGTGACATTGGCGGCCCGGGCCAGCATCGGTCTGTGGCACGCGGCCGGGGAAGCAGCTGTTGAACGCAACGAGAAGCTGGGCGCGATGCGCGATTCCGATCTACACCAGGCGCTGGCCTGGATGCACGGGGACACCGATTTCGGGCTGGCCTCGGTGACGTCGGCGGTGGGGGTGCGGTAG